From a region of the Sander lucioperca isolate FBNREF2018 chromosome 8, SLUC_FBN_1.2, whole genome shotgun sequence genome:
- the akap11 gene encoding A-kinase anchor protein 11 isoform X5, producing MDACARIRGVPLRSRASVRKETVRDSGPQCVKNLFRNKKELCSVGLELPPRDTTRLTEIHFVCLPGQCEGEDVTQQALSSMPGGLCELLRSLHVHSLKNDEVLLLKDSRRLAEHKDAGPQCWLKAVCVLRHNPSNSAYPQASVASLVGLLGCYMAGVRYALELQAHQRGTAEPSQPEEDDTNQSVSSIEDDFVTALEHLEEDDSGDNPSSYRHFKKRDVASQTVPAHKRKKELSGSRIIISSSSKKNSAKHRPGPDASVTVQRSSGVESQWTYCSPGARLPSPLIHVSESEESDCSSPSPIIFLDEVGYQKSLLAKLDIPQVPGGPRERVEDSDSEVSEFFDSFDQFDDLEELSSENCALSLPLDAISAPTTQNQTSGSASKYVSRGCSTKGMNPHRFDQRTLPANVKKPTPLKPGSPYSLHSEVPDSPRPVQTPSEENGGPLFSPVSSSAFSPLVDSSGPMEYFWKADEDGQDSSELRKPQDLCSLYKTYSDFASSLSKEILGSVCGYQSAVDISDNKNLSCVCHKEFKNPSGYLMKLSEIQETVTVATLQKKSQSLKDGIQRFATDLVEMSLGSALRDLQKGVTSCTTTLCHLAARLTSSVFQMAFHEIGMRHAYVLKERAINGLAGFLVGEAVSGALKDFLTVKKQIFHSTVTRFAADLAEELVFEGIMEVCQFSHPSTPLTPSDWSFGHGQEGEEEEEEVVSSYASDLSESVIQEAFIELSQADVAFTSQAAISVSLDNICYVSAENTSAQTCSTFANQQVLSASLAAAAPGPSGEDATCTVKKALFTVSGMASCIPVPQAGQALSHLQDSEETCQCKSSLSDTPQASPKRVASSSSDTATSTQTHLYSHETQTPIPGEDPSQGKSPFQNFSGNMMDMIVTEACELITASKMKKSFGDCADFFTKTIGSRRDSSSKQEAVNYDAPDAPDSPSKQGACFRYDCRDSGYARKGVPVEQATDHGIPHISFQIGSQSKGRASCELDPRTRGVAETHPVMMDTLDVPGNEMGGHRRISVPGDDSAPSSGQKSGGTPGTPPSTPQQPTEVSKEKQIKQFSKKLKSKLAKEFSPATPPPTPHYQPEPGPGPKDITPEADKAEFMLRLMRSLSEEADGNEDEEEEELAEDVGVGGTDRCLEMGGGRHVLNQMSARRMSNKEALHYAERLACHIVSMATEMDTLGVAEEEEAVSNGSEKRRDSVAQFSEQTLNTLWVYAGEVAGEVINDVKRMVNAAQQCPYHRAPGRRSFDRSSSDNLSHHHPHQSQPSTDLNRDWRVGRLAEQWSNDLIASVFRSSTSTSSTISSSSSGLSSEYPSCESVTDEYAGYLIRVLKKEGGSRELVLDQFASRLAYRSIKQGLAHASRKIKQRSSSTRLHSSKSLPDEWRASGSEASSPKDRVESVVCPSGEDAQCCCRDSEEQSQRDLVNFAESLAYNITCDVTRKLHLSSARLPKSLTDSCLYKKSKLEDMAENLIRNSFSCPVLSKEGKSRHYHSTGSLYDGGYRTRVMQVVEHYARKIVDDTLKMSLASVGHSSREHQKTQGYNRHSHTQRLSEGPSLGLALGERACRYCQVQECLYCTKPSRHHHQPVLQRRKRVSECQTRAERLSSLEIPKIHIDLDQRAVFAGEMVSMAMETAKREMSNTSLNADSGIGHDGTSYAESLTAEIMTSALSNICQTGNISAFSFPGREATESSVSQQLSVGDDSLGSWSNLSFEDEHPDDNSSFLHLSDSDNTEDKETEVKEESSGTLCVDRTQVLAPRSALVVVNSDVRELGRGPQHVTLDPQLRSMLQWVAASMTDIPHIQLSPDRELQQLPAVVQRLRERKWRVGELLHTLLRYCEEGQTHSPSQAREEPLQAGREPHRIPLFQWLLEHA from the exons ATGGATGCCTGTGCACGTATTAGAGGAGTCCCCCTAAGGTCCAGGGCCTCAGTTCGGAAAGAG ACTGTGCGTGACAGTGGGCCGCAGTGTGTGAAGAACCTCTTTAGGAATAAAAAGGAGCTATGCAGCGTTGGCCTGGAGCTGCCACCCAGAGACACCACAAGACTGACGGAG ATTCAttttgtgtgtctgcctggtcAGTGTGAAGGGGAAGATGTCACCCAACAG GCTCTGTCGTCTATGCCGGGGGGGCTGTGTGAGCTTCTGAGGTCCCTCCACGTCCACAGCCTCAAGAATGACGAGGTCCTGCTGCTCAAAGACTCCCGCAGGCTTGCAGAGCACAAGGACGCTGGGCCTCAG TGCTGGttaaaggctgtgtgtgtgctaaGGCATAATCCCAGCAATAGTGCCTACCCTCAGGCCAGTGTTGCATCTTTGGTGGGCTTGCTGGGGTGCTACATGGCAGGTGTACGCTATGCTTTGGAGCTCCAGGCTCATCAGAGGGGCACAGCTGAGCCCAGCCAGCCAGAGGAAGATGACACCAACCAGTCAGTCTCCTCAATCGAGGATGACTTTGTCACAGCCCTTGAGCATCTGGAGGAGGATGACTCCGGAGACAATCCCT CTTCCTATCGCCATTTTAAAAAGCGTGATGTGGCCTCCCAGACAGTCCCAGCAcacaagagaaaaaaggaatTATCAGGCTCCCGCATTATCATTAGCTCATCTTCAAAAAAGAATTCCGCCAAACATAGGCCTGGTCCAGATGCATCTGTCACAGTGCAGAGGTCATCGGGCGTGGAATCCCAGTGGACATACTGCAGTCCCGGAGCTCGTCTCCCCTCACCTTTGATTCATGTCAGTGAATCGGAAGAGTCAGACTGCTCCAGCCCCAGCCCAATCATTTTTCTGGATGAGGTGGGCTACCAGAAGAGCCTGCTGGCCAAGCTAGACATCCCCCAGGTGCCAGGGGGGCCCAGAGAGCGAGTTGAAGACTCAGACTCTGAAGTCAGTGAATTCTTTGACAGCTTTGACCAGTTTGATGACCTGGAGGAGCTGAGCTCAGAGAACTGCGCTCTCTCACTGCCTCTGGACGCCATCAGTGCCCCAACCACACAGAACCAGACCAGTGGGTCAGCATCCAAATATGTTTCTAGGGGCTGCTCAACCAAGGGTATGAATCCTCACCGCTTTGACCAGCGCACTCTCCCAGCCAATGTGAAAAAACCCACTCCTCTGAAACCAGGCTCTCCCTACTCACTTCACTCTGAGGTGCCTGACTCCCCTCGCCCAGTGCAGACCCCCTCTGAGGAGAATGGTGGCCCACTCTTCAGTCCTGTCAGCTCCTCGGCGTTCAGCCCCCTGGTGGACTCTAGTGGACCAATGGAGTACTTCTGGAAGGCAGATGAGGATGGGCAGGACAGCTCAGAGCTACGTAAACCCCAGGATCTCTGCTCTCTGTATAAAACCTACTCAGACTTTGCCAGCAGTCTGTCCAAAGAAATTCTGGGATCTGTGTGTGGCTACCAGTCTGCCGTTGACATCAGTGACAACAAGAATCTCAGCTGCGTCTGCCACAAGGAATTCAAGAACCCTTCGGGCTACCTGATGAAGCTCTCAGAAATCCAAGAGACTGTAACAGTGGCCACGCTGCAGAAGAAGTCCCAGTCTCTTAAGGATGGCATTCAGAGGTTTGCCACTGACCTTGTGGAAATGAGCTTGGGCAGCGCCTTGCGAGACCTCCAAAAAGGTGTAACCTCCTGTACCACCACCTTGTGTCACCTGGCTGCCAGGCTCACCTCTTCAGTGTTTCAGATGGCCTTCCATGAGATTGGCATGCGCCACGCCTATGTGTTGAAAGAACGAGCAATCAATGGATTAGCTGGCTTCCTGGTCGGAGAGGCTGTGTCTGGTGCGCTGAAAGATTTTCTGACCGTGAAAAAGCAGATTTTCCACAGCACAGTGACACGTTTCGCTGCTGATCTGGCTGAAGAGCTTGTGTTTGAAGGCATTATGGAAGTGTGTCAGTTCTCCCACCCCTCAACTCCTCTCACCCCTAGTGATTGGTCCTTTGGCCATGGgcaagagggggaggaggaagaggaggaggtagTTTCCTCCTATGCTTCAGACTTGTCTGAGTCTGTCATCCAAGAGGCCTTCATAGAGCTCTCTCAGGCTGATGTTGCCTTCACTAGCCAAGCGGCTATTAGTGTGTCTCTGGACAACATCTGTTATGTCAGTGCAGAGAACACTAGCGCTCAAACCTGCAGTACCTTTGCCAACCAGCAGGTTTTAAGTGCCAGCTTAGCTGCCGCGGCCCCAGGGCCATCAGGAGAGGATGCTACCTGCACGGTGAAGAAAGCCCTGTTCACTGTTTCAGGCATGGCCAGCTGTATTCCTGTGCCCCAAGCAGGCCAAGCCCTCTCCCACCTCCAGGATTCTGAGGAGACCTGTCAGTGTAAGTCTAGCTTGTCAGATACCCCACAGGCCAGCCCCAAAAGAGTAGCTTCATCTTCTTCTGACACTGCCACATCTACACAAACCCACCTGTACAGTCATGAAACTCAGACCCCCATACCCGGAGAAGACCCCTCCCAAGGAAAGTCCCCATTCCAAAACTTCTCGGGCAACATGATGGATATGATAGTAACTGAGGCTTGTGAGCTCATAACTGCTTCTAAGATGAAAAAGAGTTTCGGTGACTGTGCTGATTTCTTTACAAAGACAATTGGAAGCAGAAGGGACTCTTCTTCTAAGCAGGAGGCGGTTAATTATGACGCTCCAGACGCTCCAGATTCCCCTTCAAAGCAGGGAGCTTGCTTCAGATATGACTGCAGAGATTCTGGGTATGCAAGGAAGGGTGTCCCTGTTGAGCAAGCAACAGACCACGGCATTCCTCACATTTCCTTTCAGATAGGCTCTCAAAGCAAGGGGAGAGCCAGCTGTGAGTTAGACCCCAGGACCAGAGGTGTGGCTGAAACGCACCCTGTGATGATGGATACTCTTGATGTGCCTGGGAACGAGATGGGTGGACACAGGAGGATATCTGTTCCTGGGGATGACTCCGCTCCAAGCTCTGGCCAAAAATCTGGCGGGACTCCTGGCACTCCTCCTTCTACCCCTCAGCAGCCCACTGAGGTGTCCAAGGAGAAACAGATAAAACAGTTCTCCAAGAAGCTGAAAAGCAAGCTGGCCAAGGAATTTTCCCCTGCTACCCCCCCACCCACTCCTCACTATCAGCCTGAGCCTGGCCCGGGACCAAAAGACATCACCCCTGAGGCAGACAAGGCTGAGTTTATGCTTAGACTGATGAGGTCTCTCTCTGAGGAGGCAGATGGCaatgaggatgaagaggaggaagaattGGCAGAAGATGTTGGTGTTGGTGGCACTGACAGATGTTTAGAGATGGGGGGTGGCCGGCATGTGCTGAACCAGATGTCCGCTCGCAGAATGTCCAACAAGGAAGCCCTCCACTATGCTGAGCGGTTGGCTTGCCACATTGTCTCCATGGCAACTGAGATGGACACCCTGGGAGttgcagaggaggaggaagcagTGAGCAATGGCAGCGAGAAAAGGAGAGACAGTGTGGCTCAGTTCTCAGAGCAGACCCTAAACACCTTGTGGGTCTATGCTGGGGAGGTAGCAGGAGAGGTCATCAATGATGTGAAGAGGATGGTGAACGCTGCACAGCAGTGTCCCTATCACAGAGCTCCCGGAAGAAGAAGCTTTGACAGATCTAGCTCTGATAATTTGTCTCACCACCACCCACACCAGTCGCAACCCAGTACAGACCTGAACAGAGACTGGAGGGTAGGGAGGCTGGCTGAACAATGGTCTAATGACCTGATAGCCTCGGTATTTCGGTCTTCCACCTCCACTTCAAGCACCATCTCCAGCTCCAGCTCTGGCCTGTCCTCGGAGTATCCTAGCTGCGAGAGTGTGACAGATGAATATGCTGGCTACCTTATCAGGGTGCTGAAAAAGGAAGGAGGCAGTAGGGAGTTGGTCCTGGACCAGTTTGCGAGCCGTTTGGCTTACCGCTCCATAAAACAGGGCTTGGCTCATGCCAGTCGCAAGATCAAGCAGAGATCCTCTAGCACCCGCCTCCACTCATCCAAGTCGTTGCCAGATGAATGGAGAGCTTCTGGTAGTGAAGCCTCGTCGCCCAAGGACAGAGTAGAGTCAGTAGTTTGTCCCTCAGGCGAGGATGCTCAGTGTTGTTGCAGGGACTCTGAAGAGCAGAGTCAGAGGGATCTGGTCAACTTTGCAGAGTCTTTAGCTTACAACATCACCTGTGATGTCACACGCAAGCTGCATCTTTCCTCTGCACGACTGCCCAAGTCTCTCACCGACTCCTGTCTTTATAAGAAATCCAAACTTGAAGACATGGCAGAGAATCTCATCAGGAACTCCTTCTCCTGCCCCGTGTTGTCCAAGGAGGGTAAGAGCAGGCATTACCACAGTACAGGAAGCCTGTATGATGGAGGCTACAGGACTAGGGTGATGCAGGTCGTAGAGCATTATGCCAGGAAAATCGTTGATGACACTCTAAAGATGAGCCTGGCTTCAGTTGGACATTCATCCCGAGAGCACCAGAAGACCCAAGGCTAcaacagacactctcacacccAGCGGTTGTCTGAGGGGCCATCACTGGGCCTAGCCCTGGGGGAGAGGGCGTGCCGTTATTGTCAGGTCCAGGAGTGCCTGTACTGCACAAAACCTAGCAggcaccaccaccagcctgtaCTACAGAGGAGGAAAAGGGTGTCAGAATGTCAAACAAGGGCTGAGCGGCTCTCTAGCCTGGAGATTCCCAAGATCCACATTGACCTGGACCAAAGGGCAGTGTTTGCAGGGGAGATGGTGTCCATGGCAATGGAGACAGCTAAACGGGAGATGAGCAACACTAGCCTTAATGCAGACAGTGGCATCGGCCATGATGGAACCAGCTATGCTGAGAGCCTGACTGCTGAGATCATGACGTCAGCCCTGTCCAACATCTGCCAGACCGGTAACATCAG TGCATTTAGCTTCCCAGGCAGGGAAGCCACCGAGTCCTCTGTGTCCCAGCAGCTGAGTGTAGGAGATGACAGTCTGGGCAGCTGGTCTAACCTGAGCTTTGAGGATGAGCACCCAGACGACAACAGCAGCTTCCTCCACCTCAGTGACAG
- the akap11 gene encoding A-kinase anchor protein 11 isoform X2, with protein MDACARIRGVPLRSRASVRKETVRDSGPQCVKNLFRNKKELCSVGLELPPRDTTRLTEIHFVCLPGQCEGEDVTQQALSSMPGGLCELLRSLHVHSLKNDEVLLLKDSRRLAEHKDAGPQCWLKAVCVLRHNPSNSAYPQASVASLVGLLGCYMAGVRYALELQAHQRGTAEPSQPEEDDTNQSVSSIEDDFVTALEHLEEDDSGDNPSSYRHFKKRDVASQTVPAHKRKKELSGSRIIISSSSKKNSAKHRPGPDASVTVQRSSGVESQWTYCSPGARLPSPLIHVSESEESDCSSPSPIIFLDEVGYQKSLLAKLDIPQVPGGPRERVEDSDSEVSEFFDSFDQFDDLEELSSENCALSLPLDAISAPTTQNQTSGSASKYVSRGCSTKGMNPHRFDQRTLPANVKKPTPLKPGSPYSLHSEVPDSPRPVQTPSEENGGPLFSPVSSSAFSPLVDSSGPMEYFWKADEDGQDSSELRKPQDLCSLYKTYSDFASSLSKEILGSVCGYQSAVDISDNKNLSCVCHKEFKNPSGYLMKLSEIQETVTVATLQKKSQSLKDGIQRFATDLVEMSLGSALRDLQKGVTSCTTTLCHLAARLTSSVFQMAFHEIGMRHAYVLKERAINGLAGFLVGEAVSGALKDFLTVKKQIFHSTVTRFAADLAEELVFEGIMEVCQFSHPSTPLTPSDWSFGHGQEGEEEEEEVVSSYASDLSESVIQEAFIELSQADVAFTSQAAISVSLDNICYVSAENTSAQTCSTFANQQVLSASLAAAAPGPSGEDATCTVKKALFTVSGMASCIPVPQAGQALSHLQDSEETCQCKSSLSDTPQASPKRVASSSSDTATSTQTHLYSHETQTPIPGEDPSQGKSPFQNFSGNMMDMIVTEACELITASKMKKSFGDCADFFTKTIGSRRDSSSKQEAVNYDAPDAPDSPSKQGACFRYDCRDSGYARKGVPVEQATDHGIPHISFQIGSQSKGRASCELDPRTRGVAETHPVMMDTLDVPGNEMGGHRRISVPGDDSAPSSGQKSGGTPGTPPSTPQQPTEVSKEKQIKQFSKKLKSKLAKEFSPATPPPTPHYQPEPGPGPKDITPEADKAEFMLRLMRSLSEEADGNEDEEEEELAEDVGVGGTDRCLEMGGGRHVLNQMSARRMSNKEALHYAERLACHIVSMATEMDTLGVAEEEEAVSNGSEKRRDSVAQFSEQTLNTLWVYAGEVAGEVINDVKRMVNAAQQCPYHRAPGRRSFDRSSSDNLSHHHPHQSQPSTDLNRDWRVGRLAEQWSNDLIASVFRSSTSTSSTISSSSSGLSSEYPSCESVTDEYAGYLIRVLKKEGGSRELVLDQFASRLAYRSIKQGLAHASRKIKQRSSSTRLHSSKSLPDEWRASGSEASSPKDRVESVVCPSGEDAQCCCRDSEEQSQRDLVNFAESLAYNITCDVTRKLHLSSARLPKSLTDSCLYKKSKLEDMAENLIRNSFSCPVLSKEGKSRHYHSTGSLYDGGYRTRVMQVVEHYARKIVDDTLKMSLASVGHSSREHQKTQGYNRHSHTQRLSEGPSLGLALGERACRYCQVQECLYCTKPSRHHHQPVLQRRKRVSECQTRAERLSSLEIPKIHIDLDQRAVFAGEMVSMAMETAKREMSNTSLNADSGIGHDGTSYAESLTAEIMTSALSNICQTGNISAFSFPGREATESSVSQQLSVGDDSLGSWSNLSFEDEHPDDNSSFLHLSDSNGNSSSWSSLGLEGEACEERMSFSPSDSDNTEDKETEVKEESSGTLCVDRTQVLAPRSALVVVNSDVRELGRGPQHVTLDPQLRSMLQWVAASMTDIPHIQLSPDRELQQLPAVVQRLRERKWRVGELLHTLLRYCEEGQTHSPSQAREEPLQAGREPHRIPLFQWLLEHA; from the exons ATGGATGCCTGTGCACGTATTAGAGGAGTCCCCCTAAGGTCCAGGGCCTCAGTTCGGAAAGAG ACTGTGCGTGACAGTGGGCCGCAGTGTGTGAAGAACCTCTTTAGGAATAAAAAGGAGCTATGCAGCGTTGGCCTGGAGCTGCCACCCAGAGACACCACAAGACTGACGGAG ATTCAttttgtgtgtctgcctggtcAGTGTGAAGGGGAAGATGTCACCCAACAG GCTCTGTCGTCTATGCCGGGGGGGCTGTGTGAGCTTCTGAGGTCCCTCCACGTCCACAGCCTCAAGAATGACGAGGTCCTGCTGCTCAAAGACTCCCGCAGGCTTGCAGAGCACAAGGACGCTGGGCCTCAG TGCTGGttaaaggctgtgtgtgtgctaaGGCATAATCCCAGCAATAGTGCCTACCCTCAGGCCAGTGTTGCATCTTTGGTGGGCTTGCTGGGGTGCTACATGGCAGGTGTACGCTATGCTTTGGAGCTCCAGGCTCATCAGAGGGGCACAGCTGAGCCCAGCCAGCCAGAGGAAGATGACACCAACCAGTCAGTCTCCTCAATCGAGGATGACTTTGTCACAGCCCTTGAGCATCTGGAGGAGGATGACTCCGGAGACAATCCCT CTTCCTATCGCCATTTTAAAAAGCGTGATGTGGCCTCCCAGACAGTCCCAGCAcacaagagaaaaaaggaatTATCAGGCTCCCGCATTATCATTAGCTCATCTTCAAAAAAGAATTCCGCCAAACATAGGCCTGGTCCAGATGCATCTGTCACAGTGCAGAGGTCATCGGGCGTGGAATCCCAGTGGACATACTGCAGTCCCGGAGCTCGTCTCCCCTCACCTTTGATTCATGTCAGTGAATCGGAAGAGTCAGACTGCTCCAGCCCCAGCCCAATCATTTTTCTGGATGAGGTGGGCTACCAGAAGAGCCTGCTGGCCAAGCTAGACATCCCCCAGGTGCCAGGGGGGCCCAGAGAGCGAGTTGAAGACTCAGACTCTGAAGTCAGTGAATTCTTTGACAGCTTTGACCAGTTTGATGACCTGGAGGAGCTGAGCTCAGAGAACTGCGCTCTCTCACTGCCTCTGGACGCCATCAGTGCCCCAACCACACAGAACCAGACCAGTGGGTCAGCATCCAAATATGTTTCTAGGGGCTGCTCAACCAAGGGTATGAATCCTCACCGCTTTGACCAGCGCACTCTCCCAGCCAATGTGAAAAAACCCACTCCTCTGAAACCAGGCTCTCCCTACTCACTTCACTCTGAGGTGCCTGACTCCCCTCGCCCAGTGCAGACCCCCTCTGAGGAGAATGGTGGCCCACTCTTCAGTCCTGTCAGCTCCTCGGCGTTCAGCCCCCTGGTGGACTCTAGTGGACCAATGGAGTACTTCTGGAAGGCAGATGAGGATGGGCAGGACAGCTCAGAGCTACGTAAACCCCAGGATCTCTGCTCTCTGTATAAAACCTACTCAGACTTTGCCAGCAGTCTGTCCAAAGAAATTCTGGGATCTGTGTGTGGCTACCAGTCTGCCGTTGACATCAGTGACAACAAGAATCTCAGCTGCGTCTGCCACAAGGAATTCAAGAACCCTTCGGGCTACCTGATGAAGCTCTCAGAAATCCAAGAGACTGTAACAGTGGCCACGCTGCAGAAGAAGTCCCAGTCTCTTAAGGATGGCATTCAGAGGTTTGCCACTGACCTTGTGGAAATGAGCTTGGGCAGCGCCTTGCGAGACCTCCAAAAAGGTGTAACCTCCTGTACCACCACCTTGTGTCACCTGGCTGCCAGGCTCACCTCTTCAGTGTTTCAGATGGCCTTCCATGAGATTGGCATGCGCCACGCCTATGTGTTGAAAGAACGAGCAATCAATGGATTAGCTGGCTTCCTGGTCGGAGAGGCTGTGTCTGGTGCGCTGAAAGATTTTCTGACCGTGAAAAAGCAGATTTTCCACAGCACAGTGACACGTTTCGCTGCTGATCTGGCTGAAGAGCTTGTGTTTGAAGGCATTATGGAAGTGTGTCAGTTCTCCCACCCCTCAACTCCTCTCACCCCTAGTGATTGGTCCTTTGGCCATGGgcaagagggggaggaggaagaggaggaggtagTTTCCTCCTATGCTTCAGACTTGTCTGAGTCTGTCATCCAAGAGGCCTTCATAGAGCTCTCTCAGGCTGATGTTGCCTTCACTAGCCAAGCGGCTATTAGTGTGTCTCTGGACAACATCTGTTATGTCAGTGCAGAGAACACTAGCGCTCAAACCTGCAGTACCTTTGCCAACCAGCAGGTTTTAAGTGCCAGCTTAGCTGCCGCGGCCCCAGGGCCATCAGGAGAGGATGCTACCTGCACGGTGAAGAAAGCCCTGTTCACTGTTTCAGGCATGGCCAGCTGTATTCCTGTGCCCCAAGCAGGCCAAGCCCTCTCCCACCTCCAGGATTCTGAGGAGACCTGTCAGTGTAAGTCTAGCTTGTCAGATACCCCACAGGCCAGCCCCAAAAGAGTAGCTTCATCTTCTTCTGACACTGCCACATCTACACAAACCCACCTGTACAGTCATGAAACTCAGACCCCCATACCCGGAGAAGACCCCTCCCAAGGAAAGTCCCCATTCCAAAACTTCTCGGGCAACATGATGGATATGATAGTAACTGAGGCTTGTGAGCTCATAACTGCTTCTAAGATGAAAAAGAGTTTCGGTGACTGTGCTGATTTCTTTACAAAGACAATTGGAAGCAGAAGGGACTCTTCTTCTAAGCAGGAGGCGGTTAATTATGACGCTCCAGACGCTCCAGATTCCCCTTCAAAGCAGGGAGCTTGCTTCAGATATGACTGCAGAGATTCTGGGTATGCAAGGAAGGGTGTCCCTGTTGAGCAAGCAACAGACCACGGCATTCCTCACATTTCCTTTCAGATAGGCTCTCAAAGCAAGGGGAGAGCCAGCTGTGAGTTAGACCCCAGGACCAGAGGTGTGGCTGAAACGCACCCTGTGATGATGGATACTCTTGATGTGCCTGGGAACGAGATGGGTGGACACAGGAGGATATCTGTTCCTGGGGATGACTCCGCTCCAAGCTCTGGCCAAAAATCTGGCGGGACTCCTGGCACTCCTCCTTCTACCCCTCAGCAGCCCACTGAGGTGTCCAAGGAGAAACAGATAAAACAGTTCTCCAAGAAGCTGAAAAGCAAGCTGGCCAAGGAATTTTCCCCTGCTACCCCCCCACCCACTCCTCACTATCAGCCTGAGCCTGGCCCGGGACCAAAAGACATCACCCCTGAGGCAGACAAGGCTGAGTTTATGCTTAGACTGATGAGGTCTCTCTCTGAGGAGGCAGATGGCaatgaggatgaagaggaggaagaattGGCAGAAGATGTTGGTGTTGGTGGCACTGACAGATGTTTAGAGATGGGGGGTGGCCGGCATGTGCTGAACCAGATGTCCGCTCGCAGAATGTCCAACAAGGAAGCCCTCCACTATGCTGAGCGGTTGGCTTGCCACATTGTCTCCATGGCAACTGAGATGGACACCCTGGGAGttgcagaggaggaggaagcagTGAGCAATGGCAGCGAGAAAAGGAGAGACAGTGTGGCTCAGTTCTCAGAGCAGACCCTAAACACCTTGTGGGTCTATGCTGGGGAGGTAGCAGGAGAGGTCATCAATGATGTGAAGAGGATGGTGAACGCTGCACAGCAGTGTCCCTATCACAGAGCTCCCGGAAGAAGAAGCTTTGACAGATCTAGCTCTGATAATTTGTCTCACCACCACCCACACCAGTCGCAACCCAGTACAGACCTGAACAGAGACTGGAGGGTAGGGAGGCTGGCTGAACAATGGTCTAATGACCTGATAGCCTCGGTATTTCGGTCTTCCACCTCCACTTCAAGCACCATCTCCAGCTCCAGCTCTGGCCTGTCCTCGGAGTATCCTAGCTGCGAGAGTGTGACAGATGAATATGCTGGCTACCTTATCAGGGTGCTGAAAAAGGAAGGAGGCAGTAGGGAGTTGGTCCTGGACCAGTTTGCGAGCCGTTTGGCTTACCGCTCCATAAAACAGGGCTTGGCTCATGCCAGTCGCAAGATCAAGCAGAGATCCTCTAGCACCCGCCTCCACTCATCCAAGTCGTTGCCAGATGAATGGAGAGCTTCTGGTAGTGAAGCCTCGTCGCCCAAGGACAGAGTAGAGTCAGTAGTTTGTCCCTCAGGCGAGGATGCTCAGTGTTGTTGCAGGGACTCTGAAGAGCAGAGTCAGAGGGATCTGGTCAACTTTGCAGAGTCTTTAGCTTACAACATCACCTGTGATGTCACACGCAAGCTGCATCTTTCCTCTGCACGACTGCCCAAGTCTCTCACCGACTCCTGTCTTTATAAGAAATCCAAACTTGAAGACATGGCAGAGAATCTCATCAGGAACTCCTTCTCCTGCCCCGTGTTGTCCAAGGAGGGTAAGAGCAGGCATTACCACAGTACAGGAAGCCTGTATGATGGAGGCTACAGGACTAGGGTGATGCAGGTCGTAGAGCATTATGCCAGGAAAATCGTTGATGACACTCTAAAGATGAGCCTGGCTTCAGTTGGACATTCATCCCGAGAGCACCAGAAGACCCAAGGCTAcaacagacactctcacacccAGCGGTTGTCTGAGGGGCCATCACTGGGCCTAGCCCTGGGGGAGAGGGCGTGCCGTTATTGTCAGGTCCAGGAGTGCCTGTACTGCACAAAACCTAGCAggcaccaccaccagcctgtaCTACAGAGGAGGAAAAGGGTGTCAGAATGTCAAACAAGGGCTGAGCGGCTCTCTAGCCTGGAGATTCCCAAGATCCACATTGACCTGGACCAAAGGGCAGTGTTTGCAGGGGAGATGGTGTCCATGGCAATGGAGACAGCTAAACGGGAGATGAGCAACACTAGCCTTAATGCAGACAGTGGCATCGGCCATGATGGAACCAGCTATGCTGAGAGCCTGACTGCTGAGATCATGACGTCAGCCCTGTCCAACATCTGCCAGACCGGTAACATCAG TGCATTTAGCTTCCCAGGCAGGGAAGCCACCGAGTCCTCTGTGTCCCAGCAGCTGAGTGTAGGAGATGACAGTCTGGGCAGCTGGTCTAACCTGAGCTTTGAGGATGAGCACCCAGACGACAACAGCAGCTTCCTCCACCTCAGTGACAG